Proteins found in one Oribacterium sp. oral taxon 102 genomic segment:
- a CDS encoding FecCD family ABC transporter permease translates to MRIILAFLAVSAGLFFMLLLSIRTGSISIDVGTLLRGLFSTKNEQFNMIWDLRFPRILVALLAGAAMAVSGVLFQAVLKNPLADPGLIGISSAAAFTASAVLHFFPMLFSYIPLFCLLAGELCFFLVYSLSWKHGLSPLRILLVGIAVQAVFTALSQCLNTMTGAAQSGAAAIISGNISMKTWTDVNCLLCYLLPGLLLALLASPYCDLLAFQDKTVRSLGIEVNLLRFLISLIAVLLAASVSAVVGVIGFLGLLVPHIGRLFVGNGHRVLIPFTILLGAFLFLFADTAGRMIAYPYEVSPAVIMSLAGGPVFILLLRRSEALRGK, encoded by the coding sequence ATGAGGATAATACTGGCGTTCCTCGCGGTGTCGGCGGGACTGTTTTTCATGCTGCTCCTCTCTATTCGGACAGGGAGCATTTCCATCGATGTGGGAACGCTGCTGCGGGGGCTGTTTTCGACGAAGAACGAGCAGTTTAATATGATCTGGGATCTGCGCTTCCCGCGGATTCTGGTGGCGCTTCTGGCAGGCGCAGCGATGGCGGTATCCGGCGTACTGTTTCAGGCGGTGCTGAAAAATCCGCTGGCGGATCCGGGTCTGATCGGGATTTCCAGCGCGGCGGCGTTCACGGCATCGGCAGTGCTCCACTTCTTTCCGATGCTGTTTTCCTACATTCCGCTGTTTTGCCTGCTCGCCGGGGAGCTATGCTTCTTTCTGGTGTACAGCCTTTCCTGGAAGCATGGACTTTCCCCGCTCCGAATCCTTCTGGTGGGGATTGCGGTGCAGGCTGTGTTCACGGCGCTTTCCCAGTGCCTGAATACCATGACGGGAGCGGCGCAGAGCGGCGCGGCAGCCATTATAAGCGGGAACATCAGCATGAAGACATGGACGGATGTAAATTGTCTCCTCTGCTACCTGCTTCCGGGACTGCTGCTCGCGCTGCTCGCCTCTCCTTACTGCGATCTGCTGGCGTTTCAGGACAAAACCGTGCGCAGCCTCGGCATCGAGGTGAATCTGCTGCGCTTCCTGATCAGTCTGATTGCGGTACTGCTGGCGGCGAGCGTCAGCGCGGTTGTCGGAGTCATCGGTTTTCTGGGGCTGCTGGTGCCGCATATCGGGAGACTGTTCGTGGGAAACGGGCACAGAGTCCTGATCCCCTTCACGATACTGCTGGGCGCATTCCTCTTCCTCTTCGCCGATACTGCCGGACGGATGATCGCCTATCCCTATGAGGTCAGTCCGGCGGTAATAATGTCTCTGGCGGGAGGACCGGTCTTCATTCTATTGTTGAGAAGAAGCGAGGCGCTGCGTGGAAAGTAG
- the isdE gene encoding heme ABC transporter substrate-binding protein IsdE: protein MRSRVRERKGERAARRFCAGAAALFLGFLLLSCGARRSAAPAPGDGTAASAGVDGGEPRLAATSMSIVEICDKLDLPLVGVPESNQFTLPERYQGLRRVGAPMSPDPEILADLAPDYVLSPLTLRQDLQEKYEKIGVKYLFLNLKSVPSMYKSVEEMGTLFHREQEAEQLLTEFRQFYQRFRQSHIGKEGPSVLILMGLPGAYVIATENSYCGSLVELAGGRNVYSGTDKDFLNGNTEDMLKRDPDVILRTAHAMPEEVMQMFDQEFRENDIWRHFRAVKENRVYDLPSECFGMSAKFNYQEAEAYLDTIFYGGE, encoded by the coding sequence ATGCGGAGCAGGGTGAGAGAACGGAAGGGAGAGAGGGCGGCGCGGCGCTTCTGTGCAGGGGCTGCCGCTCTTTTTCTGGGGTTTCTGCTCCTTTCCTGCGGGGCACGGCGCTCCGCGGCGCCGGCTCCCGGAGACGGCACGGCTGCTTCTGCGGGAGTGGACGGGGGAGAACCGAGGCTGGCAGCCACCAGCATGTCGATCGTGGAGATCTGCGATAAGCTGGATCTGCCTCTCGTCGGGGTGCCGGAGAGCAATCAGTTCACACTGCCGGAGCGGTATCAGGGACTTAGGAGAGTGGGAGCGCCTATGTCTCCGGATCCGGAGATTCTCGCGGATCTCGCGCCGGACTATGTGCTGAGTCCACTGACGCTCCGGCAGGATTTGCAGGAGAAGTATGAAAAAATAGGCGTAAAATACCTCTTCCTAAATCTGAAAAGCGTCCCCTCCATGTATAAATCGGTAGAGGAGATGGGGACGCTTTTTCACAGAGAGCAGGAGGCGGAGCAGCTTCTCACGGAGTTCCGTCAGTTTTATCAGAGATTCCGGCAGAGTCATATCGGGAAGGAGGGGCCCAGCGTTTTGATTCTGATGGGGCTTCCCGGCGCCTATGTGATCGCCACGGAGAATTCCTACTGCGGCAGTCTGGTGGAGCTTGCAGGAGGGAGAAACGTCTACAGTGGCACGGACAAGGACTTTCTGAATGGGAATACCGAGGATATGCTGAAGCGGGACCCCGACGTGATTCTCAGGACGGCGCACGCCATGCCGGAGGAGGTGATGCAGATGTTTGATCAGGAATTCCGGGAAAACGATATCTGGCGGCATTTCCGCGCGGTGAAGGAAAACCGGGTGTATGATCTGCCGAGCGAATGCTTCGGCATGAGTGCGAAATTCAATTATCAGGAGGCGGAAGCGTATCTTGATACGATATTTTACGGCGGAGAATGA
- a CDS encoding heme-binding Shp domain-containing protein, with the protein MRELLREALRRKNRGIIVLLLLCIFGAAFGLPSFAADFTMNIHGSYRHPLTGVIEDAGGEASEALGQSMVQRIMGDKAYYEEVGEERFLSVAFGMSDSISSFRFDVDTGNGFAETSSERFFDGDNVADYRIRTVSKETVLRARLFVEPMGRNVVFYIYGTDFVPGNATSFPSLISHAEETAAGGAEAVPLPAAENVSEAAMPEDGYAEASAAENGENPEAMPSLPLTADELLETAEGIVAGPETTRAYGASSAEQQEGGAAGEARLSLEEDFAGTIFLFVLAANLLSGILLIAFYFSLRFLYDSRKERRGRMAEGLKRSSILDLDVEALDAEDPELLEAFTDDYDFKADPEQAEDADSEAASKEDFWPEDEIELLSNEEAPLPEARTEHSAETGKQRGKKERRACGAG; encoded by the coding sequence ATGAGGGAACTGCTGAGGGAAGCGCTGCGGAGAAAAAACAGGGGAATCATCGTTTTACTGCTGCTCTGCATTTTCGGTGCAGCCTTCGGGCTTCCTTCCTTTGCCGCAGACTTTACGATGAACATACACGGGAGCTACCGGCATCCTCTCACCGGTGTGATCGAGGATGCCGGCGGAGAGGCAAGCGAGGCGCTGGGCCAGTCCATGGTGCAGAGGATCATGGGAGATAAGGCGTACTATGAGGAGGTGGGGGAGGAACGCTTTTTAAGCGTCGCGTTTGGTATGAGCGACAGCATCAGCAGCTTCCGCTTCGATGTGGATACGGGAAATGGCTTCGCGGAGACGAGCAGCGAGCGATTCTTTGATGGCGACAATGTGGCAGACTATCGGATCCGGACAGTTTCCAAGGAGACTGTGCTCCGAGCGCGGCTCTTTGTGGAGCCCATGGGCAGAAATGTGGTATTTTATATCTATGGAACCGATTTTGTCCCGGGAAATGCCACCTCCTTTCCCTCTCTGATCAGTCACGCGGAGGAGACCGCCGCAGGCGGGGCGGAAGCCGTTCCTCTGCCCGCAGCAGAGAACGTCTCGGAGGCGGCTATGCCGGAAGACGGCTATGCGGAGGCTTCCGCCGCGGAGAACGGTGAAAATCCCGAAGCGATGCCCTCCCTTCCGCTGACTGCGGATGAGCTGCTCGAAACGGCGGAAGGAATCGTCGCAGGGCCTGAGACAACGAGGGCTTACGGCGCGTCTTCTGCGGAGCAGCAGGAGGGCGGCGCGGCAGGAGAAGCCCGTCTCTCTCTGGAGGAGGATTTTGCGGGAACCATTTTTTTATTTGTTCTGGCGGCGAATCTTCTCTCCGGTATCCTTCTGATCGCATTTTATTTCTCACTTCGTTTCCTCTATGACAGCAGAAAGGAGAGGAGAGGAAGGATGGCGGAAGGCCTGAAAAGAAGCTCCATTCTGGATCTGGACGTAGAGGCTCTGGATGCGGAGGATCCGGAGCTTCTGGAAGCCTTTACAGACGACTATGACTTCAAGGCGGATCCGGAACAAGCAGAGGATGCGGATTCGGAGGCGGCATCTAAGGAGGATTTCTGGCCGGAGGACGAGATAGAGCTGCTTTCGAATGAGGAGGCGCCTCTGCCGGAAGCGAGGACGGAGCATTCTGCAGAGACAGGGAAGCAGAGAGGGAAAAAGGAGCGGAGAGCATGCGGAGCAGGGTGA
- a CDS encoding DNA-directed RNA polymerase subunit alpha yields the protein MENMLKPELEVVELSDDQKYGRFECGPLASGEAVVLGNSLRRILLSSMPGAAVSEVKVDSVYHEFSSVSGVKEDVSEIIMNLKKLAIRDDSISDEPITAYIDFAGEGVVTAADIKVSSEVEIINKEQEIATLSGKDAKIYMELKITKGRGYDGANTRDHSELPIGVIAVDAIYAPVKRVNTAIEELGPGREKLVLDVYSNGTMAPEEAVSLAARIMQTHLQLFMSMDEASRENAVQSSGGSEDSYDEMNKSIDELELSVRSYNCLKRANINTVEDLCDKTMDDLMKVRNMGRKSLDEILGKLESMGLSLATKTE from the coding sequence ATGGAAAATATGTTGAAACCAGAGTTAGAGGTTGTGGAGCTTTCGGACGATCAGAAGTACGGACGATTTGAATGCGGCCCTCTCGCCAGCGGAGAGGCGGTCGTTCTGGGCAATTCCCTTCGCCGGATTCTCCTTTCCTCTATGCCGGGCGCGGCGGTCAGCGAGGTCAAGGTCGACAGCGTATATCATGAGTTCTCCTCGGTTTCCGGGGTGAAGGAGGATGTCTCCGAGATTATTATGAATCTGAAGAAGCTCGCGATCCGCGACGATTCCATAAGCGACGAGCCGATCACTGCGTATATTGACTTTGCGGGAGAGGGCGTCGTGACCGCGGCGGATATCAAGGTCAGCTCCGAGGTAGAGATTATCAATAAAGAGCAGGAGATCGCGACACTGTCCGGCAAGGATGCGAAGATCTACATGGAGCTGAAGATCACGAAGGGAAGAGGCTATGACGGTGCCAATACCAGAGATCACAGCGAGCTTCCGATCGGCGTGATCGCCGTGGATGCGATCTATGCGCCGGTCAAGAGGGTGAATACTGCCATTGAGGAGCTTGGCCCGGGCAGGGAGAAGCTCGTGCTAGATGTCTATTCCAACGGGACGATGGCTCCGGAGGAGGCGGTTTCTCTGGCGGCGCGTATCATGCAGACGCACCTCCAGCTTTTTATGAGCATGGATGAGGCTTCGCGGGAGAATGCGGTGCAGAGCAGCGGCGGCTCTGAGGACAGCTATGATGAAATGAATAAGAGCATCGATGAGCTGGAGCTCAGCGTCCGCTCCTACAATTGTCTGAAGCGCGCCAATATCAATACTGTAGAGGATCTCTGTGACAAGACCATGGATGACCTGATGAAGGTTCGCAATATGGGGCGGAAATCACTGGATGAGATTCTGGGCAAGCTGGAAAGCATGGGGCTTTCCCTCGCAACGAAGACGGAATAA
- the gltX gene encoding glutamate--tRNA ligase, whose product MKIRTRYAPSPTGRMHVGNLRTALYAYLIAKHEGGDFLLRIEDTDQGRLVEGAVELINETLADTGLVPDESPEKPGSCGPYVQSARVQAGIYRKYAEELVRRGQAYYCFCTKERLDSLKTTVNGEEILHYDKHCLALSPEEIREKLDAGVPYVIRQNNPAEGTTSFQDELYGEVTVENSELDDMVLMKSDGFPTYNFANVVDDHLMGITHVVRGNEYLSSSPKYNRLYTAFGWEIPKYIHCPLITDENHRKLSKRSGHSSFEDLLEQGFVAEAVVNFVALLGWSPEGNTEIMSLPELIESFDYHRISKSPAVFDMGKLRWMNGEYIKTMDFDAFYARALPYIRESLHRELDFRHIAELLKTRIEVFPDIPAQIDFLEAVPDYNAALFVNKKSKTDPANSLQLLMEVLPLLRAQEDFSNDALFELLSAFGKEKGYKTGFMMWPIRIALSGKQMTPAGATEIMELLGREESLRRIEAGIEKLKVKQA is encoded by the coding sequence ATGAAGATCAGAACACGTTACGCGCCCTCCCCGACAGGGCGGATGCATGTCGGGAACCTGAGAACGGCGCTGTATGCTTATCTGATTGCGAAGCATGAGGGCGGGGACTTCCTGCTTCGCATCGAGGATACCGATCAGGGAAGGCTCGTGGAGGGTGCCGTAGAGCTTATCAATGAGACGCTCGCGGACACGGGACTGGTTCCGGACGAGAGCCCGGAGAAGCCGGGGAGCTGCGGACCCTATGTACAGTCCGCGCGGGTACAGGCGGGGATCTACCGCAAATATGCGGAGGAGCTCGTCCGGAGAGGACAGGCATATTACTGCTTCTGCACGAAGGAACGCCTTGACAGCCTGAAGACGACGGTGAACGGTGAAGAGATCCTGCATTATGATAAACATTGTCTCGCACTTTCTCCGGAAGAGATTCGGGAGAAGCTCGATGCGGGCGTGCCCTATGTTATCCGGCAGAACAATCCGGCTGAGGGGACGACGAGCTTTCAGGATGAGCTTTACGGCGAGGTAACGGTAGAGAATTCCGAGCTGGACGACATGGTGCTGATGAAGTCGGACGGCTTCCCGACCTATAACTTCGCCAATGTGGTGGACGATCATCTGATGGGGATCACTCATGTCGTTCGCGGCAATGAGTACCTCTCCTCCAGCCCGAAATACAACCGCCTCTATACGGCGTTCGGCTGGGAGATCCCGAAGTACATTCACTGTCCGCTGATTACAGACGAGAACCACAGGAAGCTCAGCAAGCGTTCCGGACATTCCTCCTTCGAGGATCTGCTCGAGCAGGGCTTCGTGGCGGAGGCCGTCGTGAACTTCGTGGCGCTGCTTGGCTGGAGTCCGGAGGGGAATACGGAGATCATGAGTCTCCCGGAGCTGATCGAGAGCTTCGATTACCACAGGATCTCGAAGTCCCCGGCGGTTTTCGACATGGGGAAGCTGCGCTGGATGAACGGGGAGTATATCAAGACGATGGATTTTGATGCTTTCTATGCGCGGGCTCTCCCGTATATCCGGGAGAGTCTTCACAGAGAGCTGGATTTCCGCCATATCGCGGAGCTGCTAAAAACCCGGATCGAGGTTTTCCCCGATATCCCGGCGCAGATCGATTTCCTCGAGGCGGTTCCTGATTATAATGCAGCGCTCTTTGTGAACAAGAAGTCGAAGACGGATCCCGCCAATTCCCTGCAGCTTCTCATGGAGGTACTGCCGCTGCTCCGTGCACAGGAGGATTTCTCCAATGACGCGCTCTTCGAGCTGCTCTCTGCCTTCGGAAAGGAGAAGGGCTACAAGACGGGCTTCATGATGTGGCCGATCCGCATCGCGCTGTCCGGGAAGCAGATGACGCCGGCGGGCGCCACGGAGATCATGGAACTGCTCGGCAGGGAGGAGTCTTTAAGGAGAATCGAAGCGGGAATCGAAAAGTTAAAAGTGAAGCAGGCTTGA
- a CDS encoding polyribonucleotide nucleotidyltransferase, whose translation MYKSYSMELAGRMLTIDIGRVCAQANGAALLHYGDTTVLSTCTASAKSRDGIDFFPLSVEFEEKMYAVGKFPGGFKKREGRASDNAILTSRVIDRPMRPLFPKDYRNDVLLDNVVLSVDQDCSPELLAMLGSSLATCLSDVPFDGPCASTQVGMINGEFILNPGNAEKAVSDLLLTVASTRDKVIMIEAGANEISDEKMIEAIYLAHDVNQQIIGFFDSIIAECGREKHAYTSYAVPQELFDRMKAVVSPEEMEEAVFTDDKQQRDANVAAVTEKLTAAFAEDAEALAILPDAIYQYEKKTVRKMILKDRKRPDGRRIDEIRPLEAEVDLLPRVHGSAMFKRGQTQIMNITTLAPLSEVQKVEGLNEYETEKRYLHQYNFPGYSVGEAKASRGPGRREIGHGALAEKALLPVLPSVEDFPYAIRAVSETMESNGSTSMASTCASCMSLMAAGVPIREMVAGISCGLVTGETDEDYIVLTDIQGLEDFFGDMDFKVTGTHSGITAIQMDIKIHGLTRPIVEEAIRRAHEARNFIMDGVMRAAIAEPRKELSEYAPKIITIQINPEKIGDVIGKQGKVINGIVEETGAKIDIDDTGMVSISGIDMNALQRAKEIVESIVMEIEPGQILRGTVVRIMNFGAFVQLSPNKDGMVHISKLADGRVNEVEDVVHIGDQVTVKVQEIDKMGRINLTMRPQDLA comes from the coding sequence ATGTATAAGAGTTATTCCATGGAGCTCGCCGGCAGGATGCTGACGATCGACATCGGCAGAGTATGCGCGCAGGCAAACGGCGCGGCGCTCCTGCACTATGGAGACACCACCGTGCTCTCGACCTGCACCGCCAGCGCGAAGTCGCGGGACGGTATCGACTTCTTCCCGCTCTCTGTAGAGTTCGAGGAGAAGATGTATGCGGTCGGCAAGTTCCCGGGCGGTTTCAAGAAGAGAGAGGGGCGTGCCAGCGACAATGCGATCCTGACCTCCCGCGTGATCGACAGACCGATGCGCCCATTGTTCCCGAAGGATTACCGGAATGATGTGCTGCTGGACAATGTGGTGCTTTCCGTAGATCAGGACTGCTCGCCGGAGCTTTTGGCGATGCTGGGCTCCTCGCTTGCGACCTGCCTTTCCGATGTTCCCTTCGACGGCCCCTGCGCTTCCACGCAGGTAGGCATGATTAACGGTGAGTTCATCCTGAATCCCGGCAATGCGGAGAAGGCGGTTTCCGACCTGCTCCTCACCGTAGCCTCCACCAGAGACAAGGTCATCATGATCGAGGCGGGCGCGAATGAGATCTCGGACGAGAAGATGATCGAGGCGATCTATCTGGCACACGATGTGAACCAGCAGATCATCGGCTTCTTCGATTCCATCATCGCGGAGTGCGGCAGAGAGAAGCATGCCTATACCTCCTATGCGGTACCGCAGGAGCTCTTCGACCGGATGAAGGCGGTCGTTTCTCCGGAGGAGATGGAGGAAGCGGTATTTACCGACGACAAGCAGCAGAGAGACGCCAATGTCGCGGCAGTCACCGAGAAGCTCACGGCTGCCTTCGCGGAGGATGCGGAGGCGCTTGCGATTCTGCCGGACGCGATCTATCAGTATGAGAAGAAGACCGTACGCAAGATGATCCTGAAGGACAGGAAGCGTCCGGACGGCAGAAGGATCGACGAGATCCGTCCGCTGGAGGCAGAGGTGGATTTGCTGCCGAGAGTACATGGCAGCGCCATGTTCAAGCGCGGACAGACTCAGATCATGAATATCACGACACTGGCGCCGCTTTCTGAGGTGCAGAAGGTGGAGGGTCTTAATGAGTATGAGACAGAGAAGCGCTATCTGCATCAGTACAATTTCCCGGGCTACTCTGTAGGAGAGGCAAAGGCATCCAGAGGGCCGGGAAGAAGAGAGATCGGCCATGGCGCGCTCGCGGAGAAGGCACTGCTTCCTGTGCTGCCGAGTGTGGAGGACTTCCCGTATGCGATTCGTGCGGTTTCGGAGACGATGGAGTCGAACGGCTCCACCTCCATGGCATCGACCTGTGCCTCCTGCATGTCTTTGATGGCGGCAGGCGTCCCGATCAGGGAAATGGTGGCAGGGATCTCCTGCGGTCTGGTGACGGGAGAGACGGATGAGGACTACATTGTCCTGACTGACATCCAGGGGCTCGAGGATTTCTTCGGAGACATGGATTTCAAGGTAACCGGTACGCACAGCGGCATTACAGCAATCCAGATGGATATCAAGATCCACGGTCTGACCCGTCCGATCGTCGAGGAGGCAATTCGCCGTGCGCATGAGGCGAGAAACTTCATTATGGACGGAGTCATGCGTGCCGCGATCGCGGAGCCGCGGAAGGAGCTCTCCGAGTACGCGCCGAAGATCATCACGATCCAGATCAACCCGGAGAAGATCGGCGATGTTATCGGCAAGCAGGGCAAGGTCATCAACGGAATCGTCGAAGAGACCGGTGCAAAGATTGATATCGACGATACGGGTATGGTTTCTATCTCCGGCATCGATATGAACGCGCTGCAGAGGGCGAAGGAGATCGTAGAGTCCATCGTGATGGAGATTGAGCCGGGACAGATCCTGAGGGGTACGGTCGTCCGCATTATGAACTTCGGCGCATTCGTGCAGCTCAGCCCGAACAAGGACGGCATGGTACACATCTCGAAGCTTGCCGACGGACGCGTCAATGAGGTCGAGGATGTGGTGCATATCGGCGATCAGGTTACGGTCAAGGTGCAGGAGATCGACAAGATGGGCAGGATCAATCTGACGATGCGGCCGCAGGATCTCGCATAA
- the rpsO gene encoding 30S ribosomal protein S15, whose product MITKEKKAEIIAAYGRKAGDTGSPEVQVAILTERITELTEHLKQNPKDHHSRRGLLMMVGHRRGLLNYLKNTDLDSYRALIERLGLRK is encoded by the coding sequence ATGATTACAAAGGAAAAGAAGGCGGAGATTATTGCAGCGTACGGGCGTAAGGCGGGAGATACCGGCTCGCCGGAGGTGCAGGTGGCCATCCTCACGGAGAGAATCACGGAGCTTACCGAGCATCTGAAGCAGAATCCGAAGGATCACCATTCCAGACGCGGTCTTCTGATGATGGTCGGTCATAGACGCGGTCTTCTGAATTATCTGAAGAATACGGATCTGGACAGCTACAGAGCGCTGATCGAGAGACTCGGACTTAGAAAGTAA
- the truB gene encoding tRNA pseudouridine(55) synthase TruB: MDGIINVYKEKGMTSFDVTYRLRSILSERKIGHAGTLDPMAEGVLVVCAGKATKLVDSIAAGEKVYEAELMLGLETDTEDITGEVSRTAPVVCSEQAVREAVHSMQGECWQIPPMYSAKKQNGKRLYTLAREGKVVERRASRITVYEIRTDGIALPYVRFTVRCSKGTYVRTLCAEIGRKLGCGAVMSALRRSRVGSFRAEDSFTLSALLERKEAGTLWTAVKPPIYIPEDTAVTFGKFDGGHLGHQRIFGKLFETAREQGLKTAVLTFSQNPDVVVRGENRPSISPGPEHLSRLRNFGFDYVFEFPMTRETMRLPAEDFLREVLLGEMRARAIVVGTDCSFGYRAEGSAAFLRERETVLGYRLYVVDKVTVADSDGSIREISSSLIKEKIAAGEIELANAWLGRCFSVAGAVIHGRRFGGPLLSFPTANIRPTEGKVIPALGVYVSRVFLDGVLYWAVTSVGTNPTISEGNPVNIETHILDYEGDLYGQKIRVDFLKRLRGQKKFASLAELKAQLLRDREAARAYAAAFPRISD; this comes from the coding sequence ATGGACGGAATCATCAATGTTTATAAAGAGAAGGGGATGACGAGCTTCGATGTCACATACAGGCTCCGTTCCATCCTTTCCGAGAGAAAGATCGGACACGCAGGCACCCTCGACCCTATGGCAGAAGGGGTGCTTGTTGTCTGTGCGGGGAAAGCGACGAAGCTGGTGGACAGCATCGCCGCCGGTGAGAAGGTCTATGAGGCGGAGCTCATGCTCGGACTCGAGACGGATACCGAGGACATCACCGGAGAGGTTTCCCGAACTGCTCCGGTAGTGTGCAGCGAACAGGCAGTGCGCGAGGCGGTGCACTCCATGCAGGGAGAATGCTGGCAGATCCCGCCGATGTACAGCGCGAAGAAGCAGAACGGAAAACGGCTCTATACGCTCGCGCGGGAAGGAAAGGTTGTGGAGCGGAGGGCGAGCCGCATCACGGTCTATGAGATCCGGACGGACGGGATCGCCCTTCCGTATGTACGCTTCACGGTGCGGTGCAGCAAGGGAACCTATGTCCGGACGCTCTGCGCGGAGATCGGCAGGAAGCTCGGCTGCGGCGCGGTGATGTCTGCGCTTCGGAGGAGCAGGGTCGGCAGTTTTCGGGCGGAGGACAGCTTCACGCTTTCGGCGCTTTTGGAGAGGAAGGAGGCAGGGACGCTCTGGACCGCGGTGAAGCCGCCGATCTATATTCCGGAGGACACGGCGGTGACCTTCGGCAAATTCGACGGCGGGCACCTCGGGCACCAGCGGATTTTCGGGAAGCTTTTCGAAACGGCACGGGAGCAGGGCTTGAAGACTGCGGTTCTGACCTTCTCGCAGAATCCGGACGTCGTGGTACGGGGTGAGAACCGGCCCTCGATCTCGCCCGGCCCGGAGCATCTGTCCCGACTTCGGAACTTCGGCTTCGACTATGTATTTGAGTTCCCGATGACGAGGGAGACGATGCGGCTTCCGGCGGAGGACTTCCTCAGGGAGGTGCTGCTCGGGGAGATGCGCGCCCGGGCGATCGTGGTTGGAACGGATTGCAGCTTCGGATACCGTGCGGAGGGCAGCGCCGCTTTTCTCCGGGAGCGGGAGACAGTGCTCGGCTATCGGCTCTATGTCGTGGATAAGGTGACCGTGGCCGATTCGGACGGCAGTATCCGGGAAATCTCGAGCAGCCTGATCAAGGAAAAGATCGCAGCAGGAGAGATAGAGCTCGCGAACGCGTGGCTCGGGAGGTGCTTCTCCGTTGCCGGCGCGGTCATCCACGGACGGCGGTTCGGCGGGCCGCTGCTGTCTTTTCCGACGGCAAACATCAGACCGACGGAGGGGAAGGTAATACCGGCACTTGGTGTATATGTCAGCCGGGTCTTCCTGGACGGCGTACTCTACTGGGCGGTGACAAGCGTCGGTACGAATCCGACGATCTCCGAGGGCAATCCGGTTAATATCGAGACACACATCCTGGATTACGAGGGGGATCTTTACGGACAGAAGATCCGGGTGGACTTCCTGAAGCGGCTCCGCGGGCAGAAAAAGTTTGCCTCCCTCGCAGAGCTGAAGGCGCAGCTGCTTCGAGACCGGGAGGCGGCTCGGGCGTATGCGGCTGCGTTTCCGCGGATTTCTGATTGA